The genomic window CCGACGGACTGGAAATGCCGCCAGAACTTCCGGTCGAGATCGTGCGGCCGAAGCAGATCGACGACATTCTCGGCGAAGACGCCATTCACCAGGGCGTGATGCTGAAGGCGCGCACGCTTCCGGTGCGCAGGCTCGACGCGCTGCAGGACAGCCCGCTGCTCTTGGTGCTCGACCAGGTCACGGACCCGCACAATGTCGGCGCGATCCTGCGCTCCGCCGTTGCCTTTGCCGCCGGCGCGGTGATCACCACCATGCGCCACAGCCCGGCCGAATCGGGCGTGCTTGCCAAATCCGCTTCCGGCGCGCTGGAATACATCCCCTATATCCAGATCACCAATCTGGCCAAGACGCTGGAGGAACTGCATGCCATGGGCTTCGTGACCATCGGGCTTGATTCGGAGGGACCCGCCGTGCTGGAAGAAAGCCTTCATGGACAGAAGATCGCGCTGGTGCTGGGAGCCGA from Martelella sp. NC20 includes these protein-coding regions:
- a CDS encoding TrmH family RNA methyltransferase; its protein translation is MNKKSDNDGYAKDSHYAKLRRAHRDTKRARGDIPPAPARQGKKGPAGPLPVAEDEVLLYGLHTVRAAIENRERTLIALKVTQNALARLTDGLEMPPELPVEIVRPKQIDDILGEDAIHQGVMLKARTLPVRRLDALQDSPLLLVLDQVTDPHNVGAILRSAVAFAAGAVITTMRHSPAESGVLAKSASGALEYIPYIQITNLAKTLEELHAMGFVTIGLDSEGPAVLEESLHGQKIALVLGAEGKGLRQKTRETVTTLARLDMPGEIKSLNVSNASAIALYAARQFLAKG